CGACTGTCATCTGCACCTCGGGGTGGTCCCGGACCACATACCCGAGTGGTGGTTGACCGAGATGTACCGGCCGTACGGGGGTGGGGCTCTCACCAACTACGACGGGCAGTGGATCGTCGACCTCCTGGATCGTTCCGGAGTCGATGTAGGTCTGGTCCAGGGTGGAGACATGCGGCGCACGACCTACCATCCTGATCATTCCGCCGAGCACGATGTCTTCGTTCCCAACGACTACACGGCCCACCAGGTTGCCCTCTTCCCGGACCGGTTGAAGGGAGTGGCCGTCATCGACCCGATCCGGGACATGGGCGCCGCCCTGGAGGAACTGGACCGGTGCGTCAACGAGCTGGACTTCCGCGCCCTCAAGCTGCTCGGTTCCTACCTTCACTTCTCGCCCAACGACCGGCGCCTGGATCCGATCTACGAGAAATGCATCGAGTTGGGCATCCCCGCCCACTTCTTCACCGGATGGACCCCGATCATCACGGCCAAGCTCGAAAACGCCGATCCGGTGCAACTCGACGAGGTCGGCCGTCGATTCCGCGACCTCAAAGTGATCATCTCGATGGCCGATCCTTGGATCGACCAGTGCATCCTGCTGGTGGCGAAACACCCCAACTTCCACGGCGACATGTATCACTTCGCCGAACTCGGGCCCGAGCCTCTGTTCGAGACCCTGGACCGGTTCCGGTCGCTGTCGGCGCTCGACCGGGTGCTCTACGGATCCAACAACAGCGACAAGGTGCGGGTCGGCCGGGAGGAGGCCACGGTGCCGGACGTGTACCGCAGTGTTAACCGGGTTGCCCGGGAGAGGGGGGCGGAGCCGTTCACGGACGAGGAGATGGCGGCGATCCTCGGCGGTAACGCAGCGCGCCTTTACGGATTGGGAGGCTGACCGATGTTAACGATCGATTGTCACCTGCACGTGACCGAGGTGCCCGAGCACGCTCCCGAGTGGTGGGTACGGGAGATGTACGCGCCATGGGGATGGGACGTCGGTTCCGTGAACGGTTCAGATATCGTCGAACACCTCGATGCCACCGGATTCGATATCGGCATGATCCAGGGTGGAGACATCCGCCGCACGACCTACCACCCCGATCATCCTGCCGACCACCGCGTCTTCGTCCCCAACGACTACGTCGCTCACCAGGTCGCCCAGTCCGGGGGGCGACTCTATGGCGTGGCGGCGATGGATCCGCTCCGGGACATCCCGGCGGCGGTGCTCGAGTTGGAGAGATGCGTCAAGGAACTGGATTTCCGGCTGCTCAAGCTCGTCCCGACCTATCACCACTACGCCCCGAATGACCGGCGGCTGGACCCGCTCTACGAGAAGTGTCTCGAGTTGGACATACCGGTGATGATCCACACCGGATGGACAGCCACCATCAACTCGGCGATGGAGTTCCAGGACCCGATCCAGCTGGATGACA
This bacterium DNA region includes the following protein-coding sequences:
- a CDS encoding amidohydrolase family protein; amino-acid sequence: MVSVDCHLHLGVVPDHIPEWWLTEMYRPYGGGALTNYDGQWIVDLLDRSGVDVGLVQGGDMRRTTYHPDHSAEHDVFVPNDYTAHQVALFPDRLKGVAVIDPIRDMGAALEELDRCVNELDFRALKLLGSYLHFSPNDRRLDPIYEKCIELGIPAHFFTGWTPIITAKLENADPVQLDEVGRRFRDLKVIISMADPWIDQCILLVAKHPNFHGDMYHFAELGPEPLFETLDRFRSLSALDRVLYGSNNSDKVRVGREEATVPDVYRSVNRVARERGAEPFTDEEMAAILGGNAARLYGLGG
- a CDS encoding amidohydrolase family protein; protein product: MLTIDCHLHVTEVPEHAPEWWVREMYAPWGWDVGSVNGSDIVEHLDATGFDIGMIQGGDIRRTTYHPDHPADHRVFVPNDYVAHQVAQSGGRLYGVAAMDPLRDIPAAVLELERCVKELDFRLLKLVPTYHHYAPNDRRLDPLYEKCLELDIPVMIHTGWTATINSAMEFQDPIQLDDIGRRYRDLKVIVAHLGYPWVDEGVAVVAKHPNFYAEMAGWTAWGPEVLAGALSKLKELGAIDRVVYGSDNTDARDLYREARRTAREQGTEITDEEMAGIMGGTAAELFRISA